The Curtobacterium sp. MCSS17_015 genomic sequence AGTCATCCTAAGCGTCGAAGCGACCCAGCACAAGGCCAGATCTGAACTCCAGTGGAGGATGGTCCCGCTTGAGGGCCGACGTGCTCTGGGCTTTCGCTCCAGCCGCTCCGCCGCACCTTTGGGGTGACGAGGGATTACTTTACGCAGCCCCCACACCCACCACCAACCCACCCCCCATCCCGGGCGTGTCGCACACTGCAACAGGGGCTGCGAACACCGCGGACGACGGAGACGCCCGGCTCTTCGAGGGAACCGGGCGTCTCCGGGGTAACGCGAGGGGTCAGGCGACGGTCACGCCGGCGAGGGTCTTCTTCCCGCGCCGGAGCACGACGACTCCTGCCGGCAACACCACGGAAGACAGGGTCGCGGCGGGGTCGTCGACCCGCTCGTTGTTGACGTACACGCCGCCCTGGGTGATCGCACGCCGGGCCTCACCGAGGGACTTGACCAGCTCGGTCTCCACCAGTGCTCGGGCGAGGTCGGCATCACCGGCCAGGGTGACCGAGCCGGGGACCTCCGCGATCGCCGACCGCAGGGTCTCCGGATCGAGCGCGGCGAGGTCGCCGTTCCCGAACAGCGCCGCCGACGCGTCGATCGCGGCCTGGGTCGCTGCCTCCCCGTGGACCAAGGCGGTGACCTCGAAGGCCAGGGTGCGCTGGGCCTCCCGGCGGAACGGCTCGTCGGCGACGGCACGCTCGAGGCGCTCCACCTCGGCGCGCGACAGGAAGGTGAACTCCCGCAGGCGCGCGACCACGTCGGCGTCCGCCGTGTTGAGCCAGAACTGGTAGAAGGCGTACGGCGAGGTCATCGTGCCGTCGAGCCAGATCGCGTTGCCCTCGCTCTTGCCGAACTTCGTGCCGTCCGAGTTCGTGATGAGCGGTGTCCCCAGCGCGTGCGCGGACACGCCCTCGGTCCGACGGATGAGTTCCGTGCCCGAGGTGAGGTTGCCCCACTGGTCGGAGCCGCCGGTCTGCAGGGTGCACCCGTACTGGCGGTAGAGCTCACGGAAGTCCAGGCCCTGCAGGATCTGGTAGCTGAACTCGGTGTAGCTGATGCCGGCGTCCGAGTTCAGCCGGGCGGCGACCGCGTCCTTCTTGAGCATCGAGTTGACGCGGAAGTACTTGCCGATGTCGCGCAGGAAGTCGATCGCGGACAGCGGCGCGGTCCAGTCCAGGTTGTTCACCAGCCGGACGCCGTTGTCACCGTCGGCGCTGAGGAACCGGGAGACCTGGCTCTGCAGCCGTCCGACCCATTCCTCGACGGTCTCGCGGGTGTTCAGCGTGCGCTCGGCGGTCGGCCGCGGGTCCCCGATGAGCCCGGTCGATCCGCCGACGAGCGCGAGCGGCTTGTGCCCGGCCAGCTGCAGGCGACGCATGGTCAACAGCTGGAGCAGGTTCCCGCAGTGCAGCGACGGCGCGGTCGGGTCGAACCCGCAGTAGTAGGTGACCGGGCCGGCATCGAGGGCCTCTTGCAGTGCGGTCTCGTCGGTGGAGACGTGCACCAGACCACGCCAGCGCAGTTCGTCCCACACCGAGGCGAATGCGGGGTCGTTCTGCTGGCGCGTCAGGACGTCGGGAGCGGTATCACTGGGCACCTCGTCATCGTACCGGCGCGCTCGGCGCCACCTCAGCCGATCGCGCCCTTGTGCCGGCGGTACGCCGACACGGTCGGGTCCCCCGGCAGCCAGAACCGCCACGGGAACGTCGCTCCCCCGGCGACCCCGCCCACGCCGGTCCGCGGACCGCGGGCGACCATGCCGCCGGACAAGAGGTCGTCGACGACCTGCGCCACCGGGACGGAGGCGAGCCGGGCCTCCAGGGCGGGAGCCAAGCGGAGCGTGTACGGGCCGGAACCGTCGAGGACCGAGGTGCCGTCGTCCACGCCGAGGACCGCGCCGAGCGCGACGCCGAGGTTCCCCGGTCCACGTGCCAGCGCGACGTCGGCCACGGTGGGCCCGCGACGCTCGCGGGCGACCTCGGCGCCGACCACCACGGCCGCCCCGCGGAGCAGGGAACCGGACGACAGGCCAGCCGGACCGCTCACGACGTTCACACACGTGTGGATGCCGTACGACCGGTAGGCGTACAGCGTCCCCGGCGGACCGAAGAGGTGCCGGTTGCGCTGCGTCATGCCACGGTGGCCGTGCGAACCCGGGTCGACCTCGCCGGAGTAGGCCTCGACCTCGGTGATCCGCAGCGTCACGCCCTTGCCCGTGATCGTCGCGCCGAGGAGTGCGGGCGCGCACACCGGCGCTGGCTCGCGCAGGAGCGCGAGCAGCGCGTCCGACGGCGCCCCCTCAGCCGACACGGTTCACCGGGTGAAGGGGGTCCCGGCCGCGATCTCCCGGACGGACCGGGTCAGGGCGGCGAGCTGCTCGGCGACGCGCTCGGGTGCCGTGCCACCGACCCCGCGACGGGACGCGACGCTGCCCTCGATCGTCAGGACCCCGCGGACCTCCGGGGTCAGGTGCTCGGAGACCGCGGCGTACTCCGCATCGGTCGGGTCGTCGAGGTCGATGCCGCGTCCCTCGCAGTACCGGACGAGCGCGCCGGACACCTCGTGCGCATCGCGGAACGGCACGCCCTGCCGGACCAGCCACTCGGCGACGTCCGTCGCCAGGGAGAACCCCTGCGGTGCGAGCTCCGCCATCCGGGCGGTGTCGAAGGACAGGGTCGCGATCATGCCGGTGAAGGCGGGGAGCAGGACCTCGAGCGTCGCGACCGAGTCGAAGACGGGCTCCTTGTCCTCCTGCAGGTCGCGGTTGTACGCCAGCGGCAGGCCCTTGAGGGTGGCGAGGAGCCCGGTCAGGTTGCCGATCAGCCGGCCCGACTTGCCGCGCGCGAGCTCGGCGATGTCGGGGTTCTTCTTCTGCGGCATGATGCTCGACCCGGTCGAGAACCCGTCGTGGAGCCGGACGAAGCCGAACTCCTTCGTGTTCCAGAGGATGACCTCCTCCGCCAGGCGGGAGACGTCGATGCCGATCTGGGCGAGGACGAAGGCGAATTCGGCGACGACGTCACGCGCGGCCGTCGCGTCGATCGAGTTGTCGGCAGGACGGTCGAAGCCGAGCTCGTGGGCGATCGCGGTCGGGTCGAGCCCGAGGGAACTGCCCGCCAACGCACCCGCGCCGTAGGGGCTGACGCTCGCACGGCCCGCCCAGTCACGGAGGCGCTCGAGGTCCCGCACGAGCGGCCAGGCGTGGGCGAGCAGGTGGTGCGCGAGGAGGACGGGCTGTGCGTGCTGCAGGTGCGTCCGGCCGGGCATGATGGCGCCCTCGTGCTCGGACGCCTGCTGGCTGATCGCGTCGACGAGGTCGATCACCATCCGGCCGATCCGCCGGCCGTGGTCGAGCATGTGCATGCGGCCGAGCGTCGCGATCTGGTCGTTGCGGCTCCGGCCGGCGCGGAGCTTCCCGCCCAGTTCCGGCCCGAGGTCCGCGATGAGCAGCCGCTCGAGCGCGCCGTGCACGTCCTCGTCGGACTCGTCCGGCTGCAGGGAGCCGTCGGCGTGCGCGTCCTCGAGGCGGTCGAGGCCGGCGAGCATCCGGTCGAGTTCGTCGGCCGTGAGGTACCCCGCCACCTGGAGCGCCCGGGCGTGCGCACGTGAGCCGGCGATGTCGTACGGGGCCAGCTGCCAGTCGAAGTGCGTCGACTTCGACAGGGCGGCGAGTTCCGCGCTCGGACCGTCCGCGAACCGGCCACCCCACAGGGCGCCCGTGTTCGTCGCGTCGGTCTTGCTGCTGGCTTCTTCCGGCCGGGAGGCTCGGGGGGCGTCCGTCATGAGGGTCCTGCGTCGTCTCGGGTCGGGTCGGTCGGGGGTCGGGGGTCGGGGGATCCGGGTTTCCGGGCTACGCGCGCCTGCCGGACCGGCGGCGACGGGACGGGCGCGTGCCGCGCCTCCCGTCCGGCGAGGACGGCGGGACCGACCGGTCCCGCCGTCCTCGGTCGCTCAGTTCGCCAGGTCGCGGCGAGCGGAGATCTTGCTCGGCAACGACCACAGTTCGATGAAACCCTTCGAGAGCGACTGGTCGAACGTGTCGCCGGTGTCGTACGTGGCGAGGTCGAAGTCGTAGAGGCTCTGCTCCGACCGACGACCGGTCACCGTGGCTCGACCGCCGTGCAGCTGCATGCGGATGTCGCCCGACACGTACTCCTGCGTGGAGTCGATGAAGGCGTCGAGGCTGCGCTTCAGGCCACCGAACCAGAGACCGTCGTAGACCAGGTCGGCCCACTCGGACTCGACACCGCGCTTGTAGCGGTTCACGTCGCGCTCGAGCGTCAGGCTCTCGAGCTCCTCGTGCGCGGCGATGAGCGCCATCGCGGCCGGGGCCTCGTAGACCTCGCGCGACTTGATGCCGACCAGGCGGTCCTCGACCACGTCGATGCGGCCGACGCCGTGCTTGCCGGCGAGGGCGTTGAGCTCCTGCACGATGCGCAGGACGCTGAAGCGCTGGCCGTCGATCGCGACCGGGACGCCCTGCTCGAACGTGATCGTGACCTCGTCGGCCTCACGGTCGACGGCGGGGTCCTGCGTGTAGGCGTACAGGTCCTCGATCGGGGCGTTCCAGGGGTCCTCGAGGAACCCGGTCTCCACCGCGCGACCCCAGACGTTCTGGTCGATCGAGTACGGCGACTTCTTGCTCTGCAGGATCGGCAGGTCGTGCTCCTGCGCGTAGACGATCGCCTTGTCGCGGGTCAGCGCGAGGTCACGGACCGGGGCGACGCTCGTCAGGTCGGGGGCGATCGCGGCGACCGCGGCCTCGAAGCGGACCTGGTCGTTGCCCTTGCCGGTGCAGCCGTGCGCGACGCTGTCCGCTCCGAGCTGCTTCGCCGTGGTGGCGAGGTGCTTCGCGATGAGCGGCCGGCTCAGCGCGGAGACCAACGGGTAGCGCTTCTGGTAGAGCGCGTTGGCCTTGAGGGCCGGGACGAGGTAGTCGTCCGCGAACTCGTCCTTCGCGTCGATGACGACCGACTCCACCGCGCCGCAGTCGAGCGCGCGCTGGCGGATGGCGTCCATGTCCTCGCCGCCCTGGCCGACGTCGACGGCCAGTGCCACGACCTCCTTGCCGGTGGCGTCCTTGAGCCAACCGATCCCGACGGAGGTGTCGAGCCCTCCTGAGTACGCCAGTACGACGCGGTCTGCCATGTGATGTCTCCTAGGGGTGTTGGGGGAATCAGTTGTTCGCGGCGAGGAGCCAGGCGAGCAGGGCCTTCTGGGCGTGCAGGCGGTTCTCCGCCTCGTCCCAGATGATGCTGCGCGGTCCGTCGATGACCTCGGCGGTGACCTCGTAGCCGCGGTCGGCGGGCAGGCAGTGCATGAACACGGCGTCGTCCGCGGCGTGCGCGAGCAGCTCGTCGTCGACGCGGTACCCGGCGAAGGTCGCGAGCCGCTGCTGCTTCTCGTCCTCCTTGCCCATCGAGACCCAGGTGTCGGTCACGACGACGTCGGCACCGGCCACCGCGGCCACCGGGTCGGTCACGACGAGCACGGACCCGCCGGTCTCGGCAGCGCGGTGCTCCGCGTCGGTCACGACCTGCGGTGCGGGCGAGAACGCGACCGGCGATGCGACACGCACGTGCATCCCGGCCGTCGCGCAGGCCAGCAGGTACGACTGCGCCATGTTGCTCGCGCCGTCGCCGACGAACGCGATCGTCTGCCCGGCCAACGCGCCGCGGTGCTCGCGGATGGTCAGCAGGTCGGCGAGGAGTTGGCACGGGTGGAAGTCGTCGGACAGTGCGTTCACGACCGGCACCGTGGTGCTCGCCGCCATCTCCTCGAGCCCGGCCTGGCCGTAGGTGCGCCAGACGATCGCCGACACCATGCGCTCGAGCACGCGGGCGGTGTCGGTCGGGGTCTCCTTGCCACCGAGCTGGCTGTTCGCGGTCGAGATGATGAGCGGGCTGCCGCCGAGGTCGCTGATGCCGACGTGGAAGGACACCCGGGTGCGGGTGGACGACTTGTCGAAGATCACGGCGACGCTCTGCGGACCGGCGAGGGGCTTGGCGCCCCACCGGTCGCGCTTCATCTCGACGGCGAGGTCGAGGATCGCGGACTGCTCGGCCTGGGTCAGGTCGTCGTCCCGGAGGAAGTGGCGGGTCATGCGGAGGTCTCCTGGTCGGCGCCCTCGACGGCCGCCATGCTCTGGGCGAGGATCGCGAGGAACGCGTCGATCTCGTCGTCGGACACGATGAGCGGCGGCGCGATGCGCAGGCTTGACTCGTTCGGTGGGTTGATGATGAGGCCGCGCTCGAGCGCGGCGGCCGAGACCGCGGCGGCGACCGGGCGACGGAGGCCGACGCCGATGAGCAGGCCGCTCCCCCGGACCTCCTCCACCAGGTCGGAGCCGAGCGCGGTGATGCCGGCGCGGATGCGCTCGCCCTTGACGACCGCACCGGCCACGAGGTCGGCGCGCTCGATCTCCGCGAGCACCGCGTTCGCGACGCGGGTGCCGAGCGGGTTGCCGCCGAAGGTCGAGCCGTGCTGGCCCGCCGAGAACAGGTCGGATGCCCACCCGAAGGTCACGAGCGCCCCGATCGGGAAGCCGCCGGCGATGCCCTTGGCGACCGTGATCGCGTCCGGGACCACGCCCGTGTTCTGGAAGGCGAACCAGGCTCCGGTGCGGCCGATGCCCGTCTGGATCTCGTCGAGGATGAGCAGGGCGCCGTGCTGTTCGGTCAGGGTCCGGGCGGCCTGCAGGAAGCCCTCGGGCAGGTCGACCACGCCGGCCTCGCCCTTGATCGGCTCGAGGATGAGCGCGGCGACGGTGTCGTCGATCGAGCGCTCGAGTGCCTCGATGGAGGTCTCGATGTGCTCGACGCCCGGGATCATCGGCAGGAAGTCCTGCTGGAGGGCGGGCTTGCCGGTGAGGGCGAGCGCGCCCATGGTCCGCCCGTGGAACGCCTGCTGCAGCGCGATGATGCGCGTCTTGCGACCGTCCTCGCCACGGTTCAGCCGGGCCAACTTGAAGGCCGCCTCGTTCGCCTCCGCCCCGGAGTTGCCGAAGTACACGCGCCCCGCGTCACCCGCGCCGGAGATCCGCTTGAGGCGTTCCGCGAGCTCGAGCTGCGGCGGGGTGGCGAAGTAGTTCGACACGTGCACGAGCTTCGCGGCCTGGTCGCTGACCGCCTCGACGAGCGCCGGGTGGGCGTGGCCGAGCGAGTTCACGGCGATGCCGGCGAGGAAGTCGAGGTACTCGTTGCCGTCGACGTCCCACACCCGGCAGCCCTCACCGCGCTCGAGCATGATCTTCGGCGGGGTCAGGGATCGCATGAGCGACGCCCCGAACCGGTCGTTCCAGGTCTCGGTCTGCGTCTCCGTGCTCACCGTGCTGTGCCCTTCTCGTCGTCGTGCTGGATCGTCTGGTCGTCGCCGCGTCGAGCGACGTGCTGACCACCCGGGGCGTCGTCGTGACCGCTGCCCGGGGCGTGGACCGCCGCGCGTCGGCCGATCTCGGCGTGGGTGTTCTGGTTCTCGGTCCGACGGCTCGGGTCCGGGATGACCTCGGTGCCCGCGCCGCGGAGCGTGAAGACCTCGAGCAGGATCGAGTGCGGGATGCGGCCGTCGATGATGGTCGCGCCACCGACCCCGCCGACCACGGCGTCGAGGCACGCGGTCATCTTCGGGATCATGCCGGACTCGAGCGACGGCAGCAGCTGGCGGAGTTCCTCGACCGCGATCAGGTCGATGATCGAGTCGCGGTCCGGCCAGTTGCGGTACAGCCCGGGCACGTCGGTCAGCATCATCAGCTTCGACGCGTTCAGCGCGATCGCGAGTGCGGCCGCGGCGGCGTCGGCGTTCACGTTGAGCGCCTGGTCCGGGTGGGCGTCGTCGATCGCGATGCTCGACACCACGGGGATCCGGTCGGCGCGGATCGCCGCGAGGACCCCGGACGGGTCGACGTGCGTGATGTCGCCGACGTGGCCGAGGTCGAAGTGCTCGCCGTCCACGACGACGCCCTTCTTCTCGCCCGTGAACAACGACCCGCCGTCACCGAACACCCCGACGCCGAGTCCGTCGCCGTGCTCGTCGATGAGGTCCACGATCTCGCGGTTCACCTCGCCGGCCAGGACGTCGCGGACGACGGTGATCGCCTCGGTCGTGGTGACGCGGTAACCGCCGCGGAACTCGGACTGGATGCCCTGCTCCTTCAGCGCCGCCGAGATCTGCGGACCGCCGCCGTGCACGACGACCGGGTGCAGGCCGGCGTACCGGAGGTAGACCATGTCCTCGGCGAACGCCCGCTTGAGGTCGTCGTTCACCATCGCGTTGCCGCCGAACTTGACGACGACGATCTTGCCCGAGAACCGCTTCAACCACGGCAGGGACTCGATGAGCGTCGCGGCCTTGACGGTCGCGAGCTCGTGCTCTTCTTCCTTCGAGAGGTCCGCGTCGCTCATCAGCTGGAGTACGCGCTGTTCTCGTGGACGTAGTCGTGCGTCAGGTCGTTCGTCAGGATGGTCGCCGAGGACGATCCCACCCCGAGGTCGATGAGCACGTGGGTGTCCCGCGGGGTGAGGTCGACGGCGTCGCTCGGCTGATCGGGAGCTCCGGCGTGGCAGACCCGGACGCCGTTCATCGAGACGTCGACCGCGTACGGGTCGAACTCGGCGTCGGTCGTCCCGATCGCCGCGAGGACGCGGCCCCAGTTCGGGTCGTTGCCGAACACGGCTGCCTTGAACAGGTTGTTGCGGGCGACGCTCCGGCCGACCGTGACGGCGTCGTCCTCGCTCACCGCTCCGACGACCTCGATCGTGATGTCGTGCGCGGCGCCTTCGGCGTCCTGCTGGAGCTGACGCGCCAGGTCCGCGCAGACCGCGGTCAGGGCCTGCTGGAACTCGTCGGTCCCCGGCGTCGTGCCCGACGCTCCGGAGGACATCAGCACGACGGTGTCGTTCGTCGACATGCAGCCGTCGGAGTCGACCCGGTCGAAGGTCACCCGCGTGGCCGCACGCAACGCCCGGTCGAGGTCGTCGGACGGCAGAGCGGCGTCCGTGGTGATGACGACGAGCATCGTCGCGAGGCCCGGTGCGAGCATGCCCGCGCCCTTCGCCATGCCGCCGACGGTCCAGCCGCCTGCCGTCACCACGGACTGCTTCGGCTTGGTGTCGGTCGTCATGATCGCGGTCGCGGCGTCCGCGCCCCCGTCGTCGGTGAGGGCGTCGGCCGCGAGCGAGACCCCGCGCAGGACGTTGTCGCGGAACGTCTGGTCGCCGACGCCGATGAGCCCGGTGGAGCAGACGACGACGTCACCGGCACCCACACCCAGGGCGCCACCGACGGCTTCCGCGGTGAGGTGCGTCGTCTGGAAGCCGAAGGGACCCGTGAAGCAGTTCGCGCCTCCCGAGTTGAGCACGACGGCGCGGGCGACACCGTCACCGACCACCTGCCGGGACCAGATGACCGGGTGCGCCTGGGCGCGGTTCGTGGTGAAGACGGCGGCCACCGCGTCGGACGGACCGTCGTTGACGACGAGCGCGACGTCCGGCCTGCCGCTCGCCTTGAGACCGGCGGTGACACCGGCCGCGCGGAACCCGGCGGCGGCGGTCACGCCCCGCAGCGCGAGAGCCGGGAGGCCCGTGGTCGGCTCGGACTGGTTGCTGGTGTCGGTCACGGGGCGACTCCGTCCACGCTGAGGCCGAGGGTCTCGGGGAACCCGAGCGCGATGTTCGCGGACTGGACGGCGGCACCGCCGGTCCCCTTGGCGAGGTTGTCGAGCGCGGTCACCGCGACCACGCGGCCGGCGGCCTCGTCGACCGCGATGCCGACGAGCGCGGTGTTGGCCCCGATCGTGTCGGCCACACGGGGGAAGACGCCCTCGGGCAGGAGGTGCACGAAGGGCTCGTCGGCGTAGGCCTGCTCCCACGCGAGGCGCACGTCGTGCGCGGTGACCCCCGGAGCGAGGCGAGCCGTCGTGGTGGCGAGGATGCCACGGGCCATCGGCACCAGGACGGGCGTGAACGAGACGCGGACGTCGGAAGCACCGGCCACGCGCAGGTTCTGCTGGATCTCCGGGACGTGCCGGTGCTTCCCGCCGACCGCGTAGGCACTGGCGGAGCCCATGATCTCGGCCGCGAGGTACGTGGGCTCGAGCTTCTTGCCGGCACCACTCGGGCCGACGCTGAGGACCGCGACGACGTCGTCCGACTCGACGAGACCGGCCTGCACGCCGGGCTGGATGCCGAGGGTGATCGCCGTGACGTTGCACCCGGGCACGGCGATCCGCTTCGTGGCGGCGAGCTCGGTGCGCTGCCGTCCCTGCGGCACGATGTCGTCGACGTCCCGCCACTCGTCGGCAGCACCCGGAGCCGGCGGGGCGTGCAGGAGTTCCGGGAGACCGTAGGTCCACGCCCCGTGGTACTCGCCACCGTAGAAGGCGGCCCACGCGTTCTCGTCCGTCAGGCGGTGGTCTGCACCACAGTCCACGACGAGGGTGTCCGCGTCGAGCTCGGCCGTGATCGCGCCCGACTGGCCGTGCGGCAGGGCGAGGAACACCACGTCGTGCCCACGGAGGTTCTCCGGGGTCGTCTCCACGAGGGTCAGGTGCGCGAGCGACCGCAGGTGCGGCTGCGTCGCGATCAGCGGCTGTCCGGCGTTCGAGAACGCCGTCACCGTCCTGACGTCGAACTCGGGATGAGCGGAGAGGATGCGCAGCAACTCGCCACCCGCGTAGCCGCTGGCTCCCGCCACGGCGACGGATACGGACATGGGTTCCACCTTTGGTCGGACTGTTCGTCGAGAGAGTCGGAGGCGGCGACCCCGGGCGGTGATCCGTCGTGGATCAGTCGCGCAGGGTCGCCCCGAATCGCTCGCCGGCACGTCGGACGGCGCCGTCACGGGCCTCGGAGGCCTCGGCAGCGGTCAGCGTGCGGTCCGTGGCACGGAAGCGCAGGGCGAACGTCAGGGACTTCTGTCCCTCGTCCACGCCGGCACCCCGGTAGTCATCCACGAGCCGAGCATACTCCAACAGCTCTCCGGCACCAGAGCGGACCGCGGCCAGTACGTCACCGGCGGGGACCGCCACGTCGACCACGAGGGAGAGGTCCTGCGTCGCCGCGGGGTAGGAGACGATCGCCGCCACGTCCACGACATCGGGGGCCGCGCCGACGAGGGCGTCGAGGTCGAGCTCGACGACCGCCACCACCCGCGGGAGGTCGGCGTCGGCCGCGCGCTCCGGCAGCAGTTCGCCCGCGACACCGACGACGGTCCCGCCGACGAGCAGCGCGGCAGCACGACCGGGGTGCAGCGACGGGTGGCTGGTCTGCGCGACCGACAGCTCGACGCCGACCGCCCAGGCGACGGTCCGCGCGACGTCGAGGGCGTCCGCGATGCCGAACGGCTCCGGCGCGGTGCCCGGCTGCTTGACGACGGCGTTGCCGAGGAGCAGGGCGCTCACGTGGAACGGCTGCGGCGGCAGGGCGGCGTCGAGGGCCGCGAGGGTCTCGACGGACGGCCGTTGCGCTCCCACGGGTACGTCGGTCGTCCCGAGCTGGACGCCCTCCTCGGGCAGGAACACGCGGGACGTCTCGTACACGGCGACGTCGACGAGTCCGCGAGACACGTTGCGCCGTGCGACGTCGACGAGGGCCGGCACGCCGCTGCGACGCAGGTGGTCCTGCGCGCTGTCGAGCGCGTTCGCGAGCACGACGCTCGGACCGCCGGCCGGGTCGATGCCGGGGTAGGCGGCAGCGGTCGTCGCGGAGACGAAGGGCGCGGTGACGACCTCGGTCAGCCCGGCGGCGGCCAGCGCGGCGGACACCCGCCGGCGCGCCTGCTGGTGCCGGGTGAGGCCACGGCCGGGCGGTGCGACGGGCAGGACGCTCGGGATGCGGTCGTAGCCGACGACACGGGCGATCTCCTCGACCAGCGAGACGTCGTCGCCCAGGTCGGGGCGCCACGTCGGCGGGGTGACGGCGAGCACGTCGCCGTCGAGGTCCACCGTGGCACCGATCGCCCGGAGGGTGTCGAGCACCTCGGCGTCGGTGTACTCGACACCGATGAGCTCGGCGGCCCGGGCGAGACGCATCGTCACGGTCGCACGCGGCGTCTCGTCGACCAGGGTCGATCCGAGCGCGTCCGGCGTCCCACCGGCGAGGTCGACGAGGAGTTCGACCGCGCGGTTCGCCGCGGCCTCGGCGACGAGCGGGTCGACGCCACGCTCGAAGCGCCGCGAGGCCTCGCTCGGGAGCTTGTGGCGGCGCGCGGTGCGCGCGATCGAGACCTGGTCGAAGCCGGCGGCCTCGATGAGGACGTCGGCGGTCCCCGCGGTGATCTCGGTGCGGGCACCGCCCATCACGCCCGCCAGCCCGACGGCGCCCGCGTCGTCCGCGATGACGAGGTCCTCGGTGTCGAGCGCCCGCTCGACGTCGTCGAGGGTGGTCAGGCGCTCGCCGGCCGTGGCGCGACGGACCGTCAGCCCGCCCTGCACCGTCGCGAGGTCGTACCCGTGCAACGGCTGGCCCAGTTCGAACATGACGTAGTTCGTGATGTCCACGGGCAGTGAGATGGAGCGCACACCGGCCAGGCTCAGACGTGCGACCATCCAGGCCGGAGTCGGTCGGGACGCGTCGATCCCACGGACGACACGGGTGACGAAGGTGTGCGCGCCGACACGAC encodes the following:
- a CDS encoding NAGSA dehydrogenase family protein, producing the protein MSVSVAVAGASGYAGGELLRILSAHPEFDVRTVTAFSNAGQPLIATQPHLRSLAHLTLVETTPENLRGHDVVFLALPHGQSGAITAELDADTLVVDCGADHRLTDENAWAAFYGGEYHGAWTYGLPELLHAPPAPGAADEWRDVDDIVPQGRQRTELAATKRIAVPGCNVTAITLGIQPGVQAGLVESDDVVAVLSVGPSGAGKKLEPTYLAAEIMGSASAYAVGGKHRHVPEIQQNLRVAGASDVRVSFTPVLVPMARGILATTTARLAPGVTAHDVRLAWEQAYADEPFVHLLPEGVFPRVADTIGANTALVGIAVDEAAGRVVAVTALDNLAKGTGGAAVQSANIALGFPETLGLSVDGVAP
- the pheT gene encoding phenylalanine--tRNA ligase subunit beta; this encodes MRVPLRWLGESVDLPDDVSLEHVHAALVSVGFEEEAVHTFDLTGPVVVGRVLERVPEPQKNGKTINWCQVDVGEPEPRGIVCGAHNFDVGDLVVVTLPGAVLPGPFPIAARKTYGHVSDGMIASARELGLGDEHDGILRFADLGMEPEVGANAIALLGLDDAAVEINVTPDRGYAMSMRGVAREYAHATGATFSDPADRVLPRTGEGFPVTIDDAAPIRGRVGAHTFVTRVVRGIDASRPTPAWMVARLSLAGVRSISLPVDITNYVMFELGQPLHGYDLATVQGGLTVRRATAGERLTTLDDVERALDTEDLVIADDAGAVGLAGVMGGARTEITAGTADVLIEAAGFDQVSIARTARRHKLPSEASRRFERGVDPLVAEAAANRAVELLVDLAGGTPDALGSTLVDETPRATVTMRLARAAELIGVEYTDAEVLDTLRAIGATVDLDGDVLAVTPPTWRPDLGDDVSLVEEIARVVGYDRIPSVLPVAPPGRGLTRHQQARRRVSAALAAAGLTEVVTAPFVSATTAAAYPGIDPAGGPSVVLANALDSAQDHLRRSGVPALVDVARRNVSRGLVDVAVYETSRVFLPEEGVQLGTTDVPVGAQRPSVETLAALDAALPPQPFHVSALLLGNAVVKQPGTAPEPFGIADALDVARTVAWAVGVELSVAQTSHPSLHPGRAAALLVGGTVVGVAGELLPERAADADLPRVVAVVELDLDALVGAAPDVVDVAAIVSYPAATQDLSLVVDVAVPAGDVLAAVRSGAGELLEYARLVDDYRGAGVDEGQKSLTFALRFRATDRTLTAAEASEARDGAVRRAGERFGATLRD
- the argJ gene encoding bifunctional glutamate N-acetyltransferase/amino-acid acetyltransferase ArgJ, whose protein sequence is MRGVTAAAGFRAAGVTAGLKASGRPDVALVVNDGPSDAVAAVFTTNRAQAHPVIWSRQVVGDGVARAVVLNSGGANCFTGPFGFQTTHLTAEAVGGALGVGAGDVVVCSTGLIGVGDQTFRDNVLRGVSLAADALTDDGGADAATAIMTTDTKPKQSVVTAGGWTVGGMAKGAGMLAPGLATMLVVITTDAALPSDDLDRALRAATRVTFDRVDSDGCMSTNDTVVLMSSGASGTTPGTDEFQQALTAVCADLARQLQQDAEGAAHDITIEVVGAVSEDDAVTVGRSVARNNLFKAAVFGNDPNWGRVLAAIGTTDAEFDPYAVDVSMNGVRVCHAGAPDQPSDAVDLTPRDTHVLIDLGVGSSSATILTNDLTHDYVHENSAYSS